One window of Deltaproteobacteria bacterium genomic DNA carries:
- a CDS encoding zinc ribbon domain-containing protein: MPIYEYKCSECGVFEVTQRITEDPLEECPTCQGEVKKLISNTSFQLKGSGWYITDYGRGKGANGDKRETNESKDSSDSKSTESKSSDKSSSDKPSSGDSASSSAS, from the coding sequence ATGCCCATTTACGAGTACAAGTGTTCGGAATGTGGTGTGTTTGAGGTGACTCAGCGGATCACGGAGGATCCGTTGGAGGAGTGTCCGACCTGTCAGGGCGAGGTCAAGAAGCTCATCTCGAACACGTCGTTTCAACTCAAAGGCTCCGGCTGGTACATCACCGACTACGGCCGCGGCAAGGGCGCCAACGGGGACAAGCGCGAAACCAACGAAAGCAAGGATTCCTCCGACTCCAAGTCCACGGAGAGCAAGTCGTCCGACAAGTCTTCGTCCGACAAGCCTTCGTCCGGCGACAGCGCCTCCAGCAGCGCGTCCTGA
- a CDS encoding aldo/keto reductase, with the protein MITKPLGGTEVQVPEIGLGVWQYRGGVAPLRHGVELGANLIDTAEMYRTEDVVGEAVRGMRERVFIASKVSGDHLGHDQVLRAADASLRRLDIDTIDLYQIHWPSRGTPIEETMGAMETLVDTGRIRHIGVSNFSTDELAEARAAMKHHPIVSNQVLYNLRRREIERTLIPYCLRHDVTIIAYTPLDSGRLAGRPGMFAAREAKVLHEIAGEYDKTSAQVALNWCTAHEGVIAIPKSDSVERTAENCGASDWRLSAEDMARLDRAFA; encoded by the coding sequence ATGATAACGAAACCACTGGGAGGCACCGAGGTCCAGGTACCGGAGATCGGCCTTGGCGTTTGGCAGTACCGGGGTGGCGTCGCGCCGTTGCGGCACGGCGTGGAGCTGGGGGCGAATCTCATCGACACGGCCGAGATGTACCGCACCGAGGACGTGGTGGGCGAGGCGGTGCGGGGCATGCGCGAGCGGGTGTTCATCGCCAGCAAGGTTTCCGGCGACCACCTGGGACACGACCAGGTGCTGCGCGCCGCGGACGCGAGCCTGCGGCGGCTGGACATCGACACCATCGACCTGTACCAGATCCACTGGCCGAGCCGCGGCACACCCATCGAAGAGACCATGGGCGCGATGGAGACCTTGGTGGATACCGGGCGGATACGGCACATCGGCGTCAGCAATTTCTCCACCGACGAGCTGGCCGAAGCCCGCGCGGCCATGAAGCACCACCCCATCGTGTCCAATCAGGTTCTCTACAATCTTCGCCGGCGCGAGATCGAGCGGACGCTGATACCCTATTGCCTGCGCCACGACGTCACGATCATCGCCTATACGCCGTTGGACAGCGGCAGGCTTGCGGGCAGGCCCGGGATGTTTGCCGCAAGGGAGGCCAAGGTCCTCCACGAGATCGCCGGCGAGTACGACAAGACATCCGCCCAGGTCGCGTTGAACTGGTGTACCGCCCACGAGGGCGTCATCGCCATCCCCAAGTCCGACAGCGTCGAGCGCACCGCCGAGAACTGCGGCGCGTCGGACTGGCGTCTTTCCGCGGAAGACATGGCCCGGCTGGACCGGGCCTTCGCCTGA
- a CDS encoding SDR family NAD(P)-dependent oxidoreductase yields MGRLEGRVAIVTGASRGIGRAVALEFAREGAVLAVTGVRDREALDGVRDELTAMGAENIARMVDVSRRAEVEALVAETVERWGRVDILVNNAGILRMARFEDITEEQWDETMSVHLKGTFNGMQAVLPVMKRQRSGKIINLTGPAALRPSSGVSDYASAKGGIITLSFNVANEMKPHNIQINCISPVADTRMTDAIAEFREQAQGSAARPSPVPPEAVAPAFVFFACGDSDYITGEVLGFGRK; encoded by the coding sequence ATGGGCAGGCTTGAGGGCCGGGTGGCCATCGTCACCGGCGCCAGCCGCGGCATCGGCCGGGCGGTGGCCCTGGAGTTCGCGCGCGAGGGCGCGGTCCTGGCGGTCACCGGCGTGCGCGACCGGGAGGCACTCGACGGGGTGCGGGACGAGCTCACGGCCATGGGCGCGGAGAACATCGCGCGCATGGTGGACGTGAGCCGGCGTGCCGAAGTGGAGGCGCTGGTGGCGGAAACGGTCGAGCGCTGGGGCCGCGTCGACATCCTGGTGAACAACGCGGGCATCCTGCGGATGGCGCGTTTCGAGGACATCACCGAGGAACAATGGGACGAGACCATGAGTGTGCATCTCAAGGGCACCTTCAACGGCATGCAGGCCGTGCTCCCGGTCATGAAGCGCCAGCGCTCGGGCAAGATCATCAACCTGACCGGACCCGCCGCGCTACGGCCGTCGTCCGGAGTGTCCGACTACGCCAGCGCCAAGGGCGGCATCATCACCCTCTCCTTCAACGTCGCCAACGAGATGAAACCGCACAACATCCAGATCAACTGCATCTCGCCGGTGGCGGACACCCGCATGACCGACGCCATCGCCGAGTTCCGCGAGCAGGCTCAAGGCTCCGCGGCACGGCCGAGCCCGGTTCCCCCCGAAGCCGTGGCGCCGGCGTTCGTATTCTTCGCATGCGGCGACAGCGACTACATCACCGGTGAGGTCCTGGGTTTCGGCCGGAAATGA
- a CDS encoding aminotransferase class I/II-fold pyridoxal phosphate-dependent enzyme: MAFFSEFGKMIYNPQGILYWTRKARSKAQINATIGSARGTEGTVFPEGGKRQITLCTPLIHSFFRGLDTEEIFPYTPETGTPAFRSAWKRWILARAGDEAERLKRQMLTPILTPGITAAISISARMFVDPGRSVIVADRRWENYNHVLERNLGLSVTDFPLLRDGDLNVGGLLDAVRRVWLEQDNAVVLLNFPNNPTGFCPSEGAGRKLVAELDRLAASSDKRLVLLFDDAYESYVYDPAAMQSSLFYLCRPRPNLLPVKLDGVTKELLWYGARAGTITLACPDEWLAADDGAGVAEEIDNKFGGVIRGLVSSSATVTQSVAAKAMAQMDRLLEQRSRAFEVLKKRYDTLKHELDTMDTDLLTVEPFHGGFFCFLSLRPESELRATDVANHLLDKYGVGTVPFEGESMNGLRLAYCSVESEDLPKLCGSLAQAVNELARGDEGAHGQA; encoded by the coding sequence ATGGCTTTCTTCTCCGAGTTCGGAAAAATGATCTACAACCCGCAGGGCATTCTCTACTGGACCCGCAAGGCCCGCTCCAAGGCCCAGATCAACGCCACCATCGGCTCGGCCCGGGGCACCGAAGGAACGGTCTTCCCGGAGGGCGGCAAGCGCCAGATCACGCTGTGCACGCCGCTGATCCATTCGTTCTTCCGCGGGCTGGACACCGAGGAGATCTTCCCGTACACGCCGGAAACCGGCACGCCCGCGTTTCGCTCGGCGTGGAAACGATGGATCCTGGCGCGCGCCGGCGATGAAGCCGAGCGCCTCAAGCGACAGATGCTGACCCCGATCCTGACCCCCGGGATTACCGCCGCCATCAGCATCAGCGCGCGCATGTTCGTGGACCCTGGCCGCTCCGTCATCGTGGCCGACCGCCGCTGGGAGAACTACAACCATGTCCTCGAACGCAACCTCGGCCTCTCCGTAACCGACTTCCCGCTGCTCCGCGACGGCGACCTGAACGTCGGGGGGCTGCTCGATGCCGTCCGGCGCGTATGGCTCGAGCAGGACAACGCCGTGGTGCTGCTGAACTTTCCCAACAACCCCACGGGCTTCTGTCCGTCCGAGGGCGCGGGACGCAAGCTCGTGGCGGAACTGGACCGGCTCGCCGCGTCCTCGGACAAGCGCCTGGTGCTGCTGTTCGACGACGCCTACGAAAGCTACGTGTACGACCCGGCGGCGATGCAGTCGTCCCTCTTCTACCTGTGCCGGCCGCGCCCCAACCTGCTTCCGGTGAAGCTCGACGGCGTCACCAAGGAACTGCTGTGGTATGGCGCGCGCGCGGGCACCATCACCCTGGCCTGTCCGGACGAGTGGCTTGCCGCGGACGACGGCGCGGGTGTCGCCGAGGAGATCGACAACAAGTTCGGCGGCGTCATCCGGGGACTCGTCTCCAGCAGTGCCACGGTGACCCAATCCGTGGCCGCCAAGGCCATGGCGCAGATGGACCGGCTGCTGGAGCAGCGGAGCCGCGCCTTCGAGGTTCTGAAGAAGCGCTACGACACCCTGAAGCACGAGCTTGACACCATGGACACCGACCTCCTGACGGTGGAGCCGTTCCACGGAGGCTTCTTCTGCTTCCTGAGCCTGCGCCCGGAATCGGAACTGCGGGCCACCGACGTGGCCAACCACCTGCTCGACAAGTACGGAGTCGGCACCGTGCCCTTCGAAGGCGAGTCCATGAACGGGCTGCGCCTCGCCTACTGCAGCGTCGAAAGCGAGGATTTGCCGAAGCTGTGCGGGAGTCTGGCGCAAGCCGTCAACGAACTGGCGCGCGGGGACGAGGGAGCACATGGGCAGGCTTGA
- a CDS encoding alpha/beta hydrolase gives MDDDTVIVLRRHGNPAGPRLVLSHGNGLAIDLYYPFWSLLAGDFDLVVYDLRNHGWNRVSRSESHNVARFARDHDLLLQAIDDHFGDKPKIGVFHSVAALTTLLSANLGSEFAARVLFDPPVCKRGLNYEEFDAAADRVAGMVRHRTPRFESEQQFAELLPYLPTFQRAVPGVCDLMARTTLRESADGDGYELRCPRDYEAQIIQYAAPFAVMVELDKLRSPTKVIGADPTLPFSYLPTLDLSHMLTVDYDFVPETTHFLQLEEPENCVSIMLEFLDRHDLLSS, from the coding sequence GTGGACGATGACACGGTCATCGTCCTGCGGCGTCACGGTAATCCGGCAGGCCCACGGCTGGTCCTGAGCCACGGTAACGGACTCGCCATCGATCTCTACTATCCGTTCTGGTCGCTGCTGGCGGGTGATTTCGATCTGGTCGTCTACGACCTGAGAAACCACGGCTGGAACCGGGTCAGCAGGTCGGAAAGTCACAATGTCGCAAGATTCGCCCGCGACCACGACCTGCTTCTCCAGGCCATCGATGACCATTTCGGCGACAAGCCCAAGATCGGCGTCTTCCATTCCGTAGCGGCCCTGACCACGCTCTTGTCGGCCAATCTGGGCAGCGAGTTCGCGGCGCGTGTCCTGTTCGATCCGCCCGTGTGCAAGCGCGGACTGAACTACGAGGAATTCGATGCCGCCGCCGACCGCGTGGCAGGCATGGTACGCCACCGCACACCCCGGTTCGAGAGCGAGCAACAGTTCGCCGAGCTCCTTCCCTATTTGCCGACATTCCAACGCGCCGTTCCCGGCGTGTGCGATCTCATGGCGAGGACGACCCTCCGCGAGTCGGCCGACGGAGATGGCTACGAGCTCCGCTGTCCGCGTGACTACGAAGCGCAGATTATCCAATACGCCGCGCCGTTCGCGGTGATGGTGGAGCTGGACAAGCTCCGCTCCCCGACCAAGGTCATCGGTGCCGATCCCACGTTGCCGTTCTCCTACTTGCCGACGCTGGACCTCAGTCACATGCTGACCGTCGACTACGACTTCGTGCCCGAGACGACACACTTTCTCCAACTCGAAGAACCGGAGAATTGCGTCAGCATCATGCTTGAGTTCCTGGACCGGCACGACCTCTTGAGTTCGTAG
- a CDS encoding ATP-dependent Clp protease proteolytic subunit, with translation MRNQFEIPTVLEDTGRGERAYDLYSRMLKDRIVFLVGEIDDPVANTIAAQLLYLESDDPTQDIYLYVNSPGGLITAGLAIYDTMQYIQADVATVCVGEAASMGALLLAGGASGKRFALPHARIMIHQPLGGYRGSAADIDIHAREMLRVREEVNQILVKHTGQDLETIESDTQRDRYMTAPMALEYHIIDEVLVKRSA, from the coding sequence ATGCGAAACCAATTCGAAATACCCACCGTCCTGGAGGATACCGGCCGCGGCGAGCGCGCCTACGACCTCTACTCCCGCATGCTAAAGGACCGCATCGTCTTTCTCGTGGGGGAGATCGACGATCCGGTGGCCAACACCATCGCGGCCCAGCTCCTTTACCTCGAGTCCGACGATCCCACTCAGGACATCTACCTGTACGTCAACTCGCCCGGCGGGCTGATCACCGCGGGGCTCGCCATCTACGATACCATGCAGTACATCCAGGCGGACGTGGCTACGGTGTGCGTCGGCGAAGCCGCCAGCATGGGCGCGCTGCTGTTGGCCGGCGGCGCTTCGGGAAAGCGTTTTGCCTTGCCCCACGCGCGCATCATGATCCACCAGCCGCTGGGGGGTTATCGGGGATCGGCCGCGGACATCGACATCCACGCCAGGGAGATGCTGCGGGTACGCGAGGAAGTGAACCAGATACTGGTCAAACACACCGGCCAGGACCTGGAGACCATCGAGAGTGACACCCAGCGCGACCGCTACATGACCGCGCCCATGGCCCTGGAGTACCACATCATCGACGAGGTACTCGTCAAACGGTCGGCGTAA
- a CDS encoding FAD-dependent oxidoreductase yields the protein MIIGAGFAGAATACHLAYRGARRMVILEQEAVAGFHSSGRNAGFIRQVLSEPSVGNMAAKSAEFIRTPPPGWPVPVSYDTIGCLILGRGAQWEALCGDAELARGRGLDVELWSPEKTLAAMPLIEGGALDGAVWCASDGVIDINALLSGYLRVAQRGGAAIRYGETVREIRMHDGRVQGVATDQGFLEADVVVNAAGPWAGPVGVMAGAAPIAFHPRRRHLFVTPPLDWVKPEWPFCLNVSDEIYFQPNSGGLMLCPCDEEDMPPCDPPTDIRAMELLAERLATVYPKFPDIAIARYWAGLRTFSDDNRFVIGWDPQVDGFFWVAGLAGHGVTTSAAVGSLAANLLFGADPDPDFSPARFG from the coding sequence GTGATCATCGGCGCCGGATTCGCCGGAGCGGCCACGGCCTGCCACCTGGCTTACCGCGGCGCCCGGCGGATGGTGATCCTGGAGCAGGAAGCCGTGGCCGGTTTCCACTCGTCCGGCCGCAACGCGGGCTTCATTCGGCAGGTGCTCTCCGAGCCCTCCGTCGGCAACATGGCGGCGAAATCCGCCGAGTTCATCCGCACCCCCCCGCCCGGCTGGCCCGTGCCGGTCTCGTACGACACCATCGGATGCCTGATCCTCGGGCGCGGGGCACAATGGGAGGCTTTGTGCGGGGACGCGGAGCTGGCGCGCGGGCGCGGCCTCGACGTCGAGTTGTGGTCACCCGAGAAGACGCTGGCGGCCATGCCGCTGATCGAAGGGGGCGCCCTGGACGGCGCCGTGTGGTGCGCCTCGGACGGCGTCATCGACATCAACGCCCTGCTCTCCGGGTATCTCCGGGTGGCCCAGAGAGGCGGCGCGGCGATCCGTTACGGCGAAACCGTGCGCGAGATACGCATGCACGACGGGCGCGTACAAGGCGTCGCCACGGATCAGGGTTTCCTGGAAGCCGACGTGGTGGTGAACGCGGCCGGACCCTGGGCCGGACCCGTGGGCGTGATGGCCGGAGCGGCGCCCATCGCGTTCCATCCGCGGCGCCGGCACCTGTTCGTGACCCCGCCGCTCGACTGGGTCAAGCCCGAGTGGCCCTTTTGCCTCAACGTCTCGGACGAGATCTACTTCCAGCCCAACTCCGGCGGCCTCATGCTGTGCCCATGTGACGAGGAGGACATGCCGCCGTGCGACCCGCCCACCGACATCCGCGCCATGGAGCTGCTGGCGGAGAGGCTGGCGACCGTCTATCCCAAGTTCCCCGACATCGCCATCGCGCGCTACTGGGCGGGCCTCCGGACGTTCAGCGACGACAACCGCTTCGTCATCGGATGGGATCCTCAAGTAGACGGTTTCTTCTGGGTGGCGGGACTCGCCGGCCACGGCGTCACCACCAGCGCGGCGGTGGGCTCCCTGGCCGCCAACCTCCTCTTCGGCGCCGACCCGGACCCCGACTTCTCCCCCGCCCGTTTCGGCTGA
- a CDS encoding phosphopantetheine-binding protein, with protein MAASEDRIKQMFEENLGRPANPDVSAADSGVSSLDAVAFIKAVGESFNVSIPPADAAKFATLRDLINYVDSHTG; from the coding sequence ATGGCAGCGAGCGAAGATCGCATCAAGCAAATGTTCGAAGAAAACCTGGGCCGGCCCGCGAATCCCGACGTCAGCGCCGCTGATTCGGGCGTGTCGTCGTTGGATGCCGTCGCGTTCATCAAGGCGGTCGGCGAGTCGTTCAACGTCTCGATTCCCCCCGCGGACGCCGCGAAGTTCGCTACCTTGCGTGACTTGATCAACTACGTGGATTCCCACACTGGGTGA
- a CDS encoding DUF3179 domain-containing (seleno)protein: MLRRSATAWAVAAVLTALAATAAAQPIGYQAVPRDAFPVFDDPKMLSAAEAEKQEVIFDRDVIIGVAHNGEAKAYPITIMGVHELGNDTIGGVPIAVSWUPLCQTSIVYRRKLDDKVLSFGHAGILFENSFIMYDRETESLWVHVTGEAAHGPLKGKRLDFMPSTVTTWANWKKNYPFTQVLPGYRRGGFMGTYVGPFQSDILGLAVLVKLKAKLYPYGVLERQNLVNDEFNGAKVIVYYSPDDATGTAWRRELDGRVLTFEQSERKDSQGNALLRDKETGSLWSWLRGEAVEGELKGRKLRQLLYNPILNDRFVAFYPGAPIFDTAN, from the coding sequence ATGCTGCGAAGATCAGCGACGGCCTGGGCGGTCGCGGCCGTGTTGACCGCACTGGCGGCGACGGCGGCGGCCCAGCCCATCGGGTACCAGGCGGTGCCGCGGGACGCGTTTCCGGTCTTCGACGACCCGAAGATGCTGAGCGCCGCGGAAGCCGAAAAACAGGAAGTCATCTTCGATCGGGACGTGATCATCGGCGTGGCCCACAACGGCGAGGCCAAGGCCTATCCCATCACCATCATGGGGGTCCACGAACTGGGCAACGACACCATTGGAGGGGTGCCCATCGCGGTCTCCTGGTGACCGCTGTGCCAAACGTCTATCGTGTATAGACGCAAACTCGACGACAAGGTGCTGAGCTTCGGGCACGCGGGCATACTCTTCGAGAACTCGTTCATCATGTACGACCGCGAAACCGAGTCGCTGTGGGTTCACGTCACCGGCGAGGCCGCACACGGCCCGCTCAAGGGCAAGAGGCTCGATTTCATGCCGTCCACGGTGACGACCTGGGCCAACTGGAAGAAGAACTATCCCTTTACCCAGGTGCTGCCGGGATACCGCCGCGGCGGGTTCATGGGCACCTACGTCGGTCCCTTCCAAAGCGACATCCTGGGACTCGCGGTGCTGGTGAAACTAAAGGCCAAGCTCTACCCCTACGGGGTCTTGGAGCGGCAAAACCTGGTCAACGACGAGTTCAACGGCGCCAAGGTGATCGTTTACTACTCACCGGACGACGCCACGGGCACCGCGTGGCGCCGGGAACTGGACGGGCGCGTCCTCACCTTCGAGCAGTCGGAACGCAAGGACTCCCAGGGCAACGCGCTGCTGCGCGACAAGGAGACCGGGAGCCTGTGGTCGTGGCTGCGCGGCGAGGCCGTTGAGGGAGAGCTCAAGGGGCGGAAACTCCGCCAACTCCTGTACAACCCGATCCTGAACGACCGATTCGTCGCCTTCTACCCTGGTGCGCCGATCTTCGACACCGCGAACTAG
- a CDS encoding DUF4115 domain-containing protein encodes MSATADYIREAREQKGLTLGQAAESTRIPQYYLEILEGGGNDRLVSDRLYMVHFLRTYAAYLEIEVETLAAQFVRENRAADALPTPPAKEPRSRKAATVAFLFVLLMIAAGVYVYDPTLEKLLHLVRTFTERPTVEAPPDNAREVAVTPSLPASAVPQTPLPSTEPNSVLQPEADETAPVGAEQVRSLAGAVSEPAAVPEPSTEPVETVSNDSAAPSDSEPAQTDVPREVASAPAVEQTPASQRATEETAAASETAEGTEPPAQQTQPDIATASTEPVQADGAAAASTHTLTIAADARSWLRVWVDDRPSRDFMLDPGQSATLSADTGFTITFGNAGGVRLTLNEEELPAVGTSGQVVRNYKLPRPEQATP; translated from the coding sequence GTGAGCGCCACTGCCGACTATATCCGAGAAGCACGAGAGCAAAAGGGTCTGACCTTGGGCCAGGCGGCGGAATCGACGCGCATTCCGCAGTACTACCTGGAGATCCTGGAAGGCGGCGGAAATGATCGCCTGGTGTCGGACCGGCTCTACATGGTCCACTTCCTGCGCACCTACGCCGCGTACCTCGAGATCGAGGTGGAGACGCTGGCGGCCCAGTTCGTGCGCGAGAACCGCGCCGCGGACGCCTTGCCCACGCCTCCCGCGAAGGAGCCCCGTTCCAGGAAGGCGGCCACGGTCGCCTTCCTGTTCGTCCTGCTGATGATCGCCGCCGGCGTGTACGTCTACGATCCCACGCTGGAGAAACTGCTCCATCTTGTACGCACGTTTACGGAACGCCCGACCGTCGAGGCACCGCCCGACAACGCGCGGGAAGTCGCCGTGACGCCGTCCTTGCCGGCCTCGGCCGTCCCTCAAACGCCTCTCCCGAGCACCGAGCCGAACTCGGTGCTCCAACCGGAAGCCGACGAGACCGCGCCTGTTGGCGCCGAGCAGGTGCGAAGCCTGGCCGGCGCGGTCTCGGAGCCCGCGGCCGTGCCCGAGCCGTCTACCGAACCCGTGGAAACAGTGTCGAACGACTCCGCGGCACCATCCGACTCCGAGCCGGCTCAAACCGACGTTCCGCGGGAGGTAGCCTCGGCGCCGGCGGTGGAGCAGACGCCGGCCAGCCAGAGGGCAACAGAAGAGACCGCGGCGGCCTCGGAGACAGCGGAAGGCACCGAGCCGCCGGCCCAGCAAACGCAACCGGACATCGCGACCGCGAGTACCGAGCCGGTGCAAGCCGATGGCGCCGCGGCCGCGTCCACACACACCCTCACCATCGCGGCCGACGCCCGTTCCTGGCTGCGGGTCTGGGTGGACGACAGACCGTCGCGCGACTTCATGCTGGATCCCGGTCAGAGCGCCACGCTGTCCGCCGACACCGGGTTCACCATCACCTTCGGGAACGCTGGCGGCGTGCGCCTGACCCTCAACGAGGAAGAACTTCCGGCCGTCGGCACGTCCGGGCAGGTGGTCCGGAACTACAAGCTGCCGCGCCCCGAGCAGGCAACCCCATGA
- a CDS encoding beta-eliminating lyase-related protein has protein sequence MIDLRSDTVTTPTPDMLKAMTAAEVGDDVYSEDPSINRLEEEVAGILGKEAAVFTPSGSMANQIAIRLHTHPGDSVLCEEGSHTFAYEAGAGAALSGVQFDIIPFQEKLSDAAITSRFRADGLHESPSALILVENTHNRGRGRALGCREAQRIVTTARGLGLKTHCDGARLWNAAAATGDSERDLAAGFDTVAVCFSKGLGAPVGSALAGGRDAIAHARKIRKRLGGGMRQAGFLAAAALYGVRQHRRRLPEDHRHAAALAHGLEEFMHNGRPLEVEIADPATNMVYWRAPDGPAMVEALRGKGVLMNHVGNGWLRAVTHLQISAADIHNAIERIREVLREA, from the coding sequence ATGATCGACCTCCGCTCCGACACGGTTACGACGCCCACACCCGACATGCTCAAGGCCATGACCGCGGCCGAGGTGGGGGACGACGTCTACAGCGAGGATCCCAGCATCAACCGGCTGGAGGAAGAGGTGGCGGGCATCCTGGGCAAGGAGGCCGCGGTGTTCACGCCGTCCGGCTCCATGGCCAACCAGATCGCCATCCGGCTCCACACGCACCCGGGCGACTCGGTGCTGTGCGAGGAAGGGTCGCACACCTTCGCCTACGAGGCCGGTGCCGGGGCGGCGCTCTCCGGCGTTCAGTTCGACATCATCCCGTTTCAGGAAAAGCTGTCCGACGCGGCCATCACGAGCCGCTTCCGCGCCGACGGACTGCACGAGTCCCCCTCCGCCCTGATCCTGGTGGAGAACACGCATAACCGCGGCCGCGGCCGCGCCCTGGGCTGCCGGGAGGCACAGCGGATCGTGACGACGGCGCGCGGATTGGGCCTCAAGACCCACTGCGACGGCGCCCGGCTGTGGAACGCGGCCGCCGCCACGGGCGATTCCGAGCGCGATCTGGCGGCGGGTTTCGACACGGTGGCGGTATGCTTCTCCAAGGGCCTGGGCGCGCCCGTGGGCTCCGCCCTGGCCGGCGGCCGCGACGCCATCGCGCACGCGCGCAAGATCCGCAAGCGCCTGGGCGGCGGCATGCGCCAGGCAGGGTTCCTGGCCGCGGCCGCGCTGTACGGAGTTCGGCAGCATCGGCGGCGTCTGCCGGAAGACCACCGCCACGCCGCCGCCCTCGCACACGGCCTGGAAGAATTCATGCACAATGGCAGGCCGCTTGAGGTGGAGATCGCCGACCCAGCCACCAACATGGTCTATTGGCGCGCGCCCGACGGACCGGCCATGGTGGAAGCGTTGCGTGGCAAGGGCGTACTCATGAACCACGTGGGCAACGGCTGGCTGCGCGCGGTGACGCACCTCCAGATCTCGGCCGCCGACATCCACAACGCGATCGAGCGGATCCGCGAGGTGTTGCGCGAGGCCTGA
- a CDS encoding acyl-CoA dehydrogenase family protein, with protein sequence MDFELPEEIKIIKKTMRDFVDRELIPLEREFRPEGEEMPEELYKPLQEKARALGFWMLDVPEEYGGAGLDLLTRCVIQEEVSRTISIPFRNNPIFGPEARGILFELNDEQKERYLYPVLRGEKTACFAQTEPDAGGDPAGMKTRAVLDGDHWVLNGTKRFISNAGFSDFAQVMAVTDPEKRARGGISTFLVDMDTPGVTIERRWPTMMGDAPFQILFENARIPAGNVVGEVGQGFRLAQGWLQEGRVKGHGARCIGIAERALDMMMDYCQIRTTFGQPLSERQAVQFMVADSVMELHMARNLVYECAWRHDRGEDVRNLAYMVKCTCTEMASRVVDRSIQVHGGIGLTKELPLEWWYRQLRSIRITEGATEVLRWRMAQNLLRARAKGQ encoded by the coding sequence ATGGATTTCGAGCTTCCCGAAGAGATCAAGATCATCAAGAAGACCATGCGCGATTTTGTGGACCGGGAGCTGATCCCGCTGGAGCGGGAGTTTCGCCCCGAGGGCGAGGAGATGCCCGAGGAGTTGTACAAGCCGCTCCAGGAAAAGGCCCGCGCCCTGGGGTTCTGGATGCTCGACGTGCCTGAAGAGTACGGCGGCGCCGGGCTCGACCTGCTGACGCGCTGCGTGATCCAGGAGGAGGTATCCCGGACCATTTCCATCCCCTTCCGCAACAACCCGATCTTCGGCCCGGAGGCGCGCGGCATCCTGTTCGAGCTCAACGACGAGCAGAAGGAGCGCTACCTCTACCCCGTGCTCCGCGGCGAGAAGACCGCGTGCTTCGCCCAGACCGAACCCGACGCCGGCGGCGACCCCGCGGGCATGAAGACCCGGGCGGTGCTGGACGGCGACCATTGGGTGCTGAACGGCACCAAGCGCTTCATCAGCAACGCGGGCTTTTCCGACTTCGCCCAGGTCATGGCTGTCACCGATCCCGAGAAGCGCGCCCGGGGCGGAATCTCCACCTTCCTCGTGGACATGGACACCCCCGGCGTGACCATCGAGCGGCGCTGGCCCACCATGATGGGCGACGCGCCGTTCCAGATCCTCTTCGAGAACGCCCGGATACCGGCGGGCAACGTCGTGGGCGAGGTGGGGCAGGGCTTCAGGCTGGCCCAGGGCTGGCTCCAGGAGGGGCGCGTCAAGGGCCACGGCGCGCGCTGCATCGGTATCGCCGAGCGCGCGCTGGACATGATGATGGACTACTGCCAGATCCGCACCACCTTCGGGCAGCCGCTGTCGGAGCGGCAGGCCGTCCAGTTCATGGTCGCCGACTCGGTGATGGAACTGCACATGGCGCGCAACCTGGTCTACGAATGCGCCTGGCGCCACGACCGCGGCGAGGACGTGCGCAACCTGGCGTACATGGTCAAGTGCACATGCACGGAGATGGCCAGCCGGGTGGTGGACCGCTCCATCCAGGTCCACGGCGGCATCGGCCTCACCAAGGAGCTGCCGCTGGAGTGGTGGTACCGGCAGTTGCGCAGCATTCGCATCACCGAGGGCGCCACCGAGGTGTTGCGCTGGCGCATGGCCCAGAACCTGCTGCGCGCCCGCGCCAAGGGCCAATGA